The Argiope bruennichi chromosome 9, qqArgBrue1.1, whole genome shotgun sequence nucleotide sequence GTGGGAATAGGATATGCCTGGGGCATGGTATTGCAGTGTTTCCcctttcttgatatttttatttaaaaaaatgatgtaaatgcACTAATGCTTCGTTCTGATAGTGCCCATAAAGGTTGGGTCTGGTACATCTATACACACACTGACCTCCAGGTGCTATGCTGCTAtagttataacaaatattttttaattgttgattttaaaaatatgcatctaaatcaggaaatattttcaaatcatcatTGTAGAATAAATTATCAGCATAAtattagaacttttttaaaaaaaatacagtaacatATAGAATGTATCTTCATACATTGGTTGCCAATAATGTTCAAGTACATCACAATGTATAATCAACTTAATAgttaatgatatattaatatgtggcgattttaaaaaaatgtaacaataactTAAAATGTTATCAGGTGAGTGAACAACAAAATTACTGCAGAAGAGAGGTTTTTATCTCTTTGTATCCACAAAGGTgtataaaagataatgaaaaataacaatatttctgtaaaacaacaataaaaaaaaatttaagcttctaaagaaatttcatatgGAATAATTAATGAATGGCTTCACGTTCATGTGATCAATTCAATTAAGTTATTGCAATAAGCAATTCTATTCttttttgtctaaaaatgattttatgaagcaataatagaaatatcaagattttgtacatttaataataataagttcatctgaattaattttttataacaatcttTAATATATCATGTAAATGTCTTGTCTTAAAAACTTTGTAGGTATTTGCTAAAAGCAGACAAAGAAAAATTGCTCTATTAAAGAACACCAGAAGACAAACTTTCATTTCTTtgcaatatcaattaaaattctcgTCACTTAATAATAAAACTAAGCTCAATTTACTTGCAGTGATCTGGCAACACTAAATACTATATTAGTTAGAAAGATTAGTTTATACAGTGCGCTTTTTACCTAAGAAAtgctattgtaaaatttatacagaaaactGCCAAATCTCTTGCATATATAAAATGTCTCTTTCTCTGGagtcttaaaacaaattttgaatttttgttcagTTTTGATATTTGGCAAAAGGGTTCttaaaaacaagagaaaaatcacagtaaatatttcaaagtacaaagttaactaaaaattaagcaagaatttgatgtttttcattatatctttcaaaaaaaaatatttcataaaaatgaatatatgataaTGACATCAATTTTGGTCCCCCACAATTCTGttctaaatttaaagcattttttaaaatttaatttaaaaaatactacatgtagcattttttattacaagtgtaatgaaattcaaattaatttcattattctatcaaataatttaattacatttttctgccaatgctaaaatagaaattaaagaaatttgatttctttgGATATTAACTGCAGTAGAACTgcactctatttttattttgtcatatacaaactttttaatatgcactgcttttataaaattacttcaagttgttaaaaagttaaaagaatataaaaaaatgagttcaaagtagatattaaatgtttaaaaaattgtttaaagtatttagtactaaaaaaaactgagaaatctTCCAACTTTATTGTAggctaaaataaatacacaactaaatttatttttaaaattctaaaattgagaTGGACTCCAATGCAATTAGCAAATTTAACAATGcattagtaaatttaataaacaaattaaaaggatattctttcagaagaatttaatttattacctaAATAATATAATCTTCTCTGAAGTTGCTGCTAGACTGCATTTGATAATAAGACATTTTTGAGACCACAAGCAAAGGATATAAGCCTCATGGAGTTTTGCTTCACTACAACAATCTTGCATCTTCATTgactttaaatagaaattttactgttaacttgaaataagtatttaatttattgctaataACAAACATTCCttgtaaatgtattaataaaggaaattcttttgtatttaagaAGTTTGATGAGATTTGAAAAGTAATTCAGCAATAACAGAAATTTTGcttgaaaaacttttttgaaatggtataatttttctaaattaattcaatgaacttttaaaataaatttttttaaaaataatctaagcaAATTGtgctaattatgaatttttaaattcacggTGTTTGTAATAATACATAGAATGTTTCCTGCATAATACAGAATGTTTTGggaaaatggaaaaagaatttttgaaaattaaattggttcCTCTTCGCAAAAGAAATTAAGAGTTGATACATCAttctttaacttcaaaattttttaaaggatgcattctgaaatataaagaagCAGTGGGTGACAAGATGGAAAAACTAGGAAACTGCCAGAATCCCATGACAAGGTCacaatttttacaattacatAACAACTGCTACTGTTCTACTCATCAGatatgaaatatgtattaataatatcaatatgaTTATGCCAGAATAGAGTGCTTATATAATTAACGAAAATTATGAGTTTAGTTTTCTAACAATTCCAACATAAACTCTGTTCATACTGCTTAGTTCAGTGGTGGCAGGGTGGTTGGCTGTACACATGTCCCAACATAAACAATTATTGGAGACCTTACAATGTCTAGTAATGCTACTGAAGGCACATGGAAACAGCTTAATTCATAGTCACATTTAATCAGTTATTGTATATAATTCTATCATGGAAAATTGCACATCCATAGACTTCTTTTGCAGAAACATGCTAAACAAAAAGGACTTATGCTGGTAACTAGTCCTTATAAGGTAATTTGGTATctccatttaataatatttggtattATAATGTGTTGCAACAAACGTTTATAAACCAAAATAGCATAGTAATCAAATAAggtattacaaatttaaatcctAATGATTTTGATCTACAGGAAGCAAGAGGTTTCAGCCCTCTAGTCACATAAGTattgatgaaagcaaatataattaataataccaCAGGTTACTaaagattcaaataaaacaaatatcttttaCATTTCCCTTTAGTTAACACATATTGCCATTCAACtaagatatattcaaaaattacaacaaatacatttttcacattGGAAGaactcaatttattttcaaaaggatgtAAAGGCATAaacattattctataaaattatacttttcttaatatgcaacatttttcctagtaagttaaaataaatgtaatatgaaCACCGTCACATAGGAAATAGTTGTGCTTTAAGAGTTTGTTTATAAAACTTGCAAAATGCATGACTAAGGATAgcctaaaaatatcttaaatataaattgcatgcataaaaatattttaaaatctctatcAAAAGGATTCATACCATTTATATTGCTAATAATGTACAGAACACACTTAAAAATCATTCTCAGAAGTTTATTCCTTGAATAGTTATTGAGACAGTAGGAAGTTTAGGTAACTaagtatatttaaagataaacCAATTTCTTGTTAACTCAGAGACATATTAAAAAAGCACAGTTAAGCtactttacataatttataaataccaaaAACAGATGCATTATacattaacaataatttaaaatataatgtaggTATGTACAAGTGTCCTAAACAGTTCGCTTTGgctatttattgcaaaaaagttataaaattaaattattataagttttGAGGAGAAGCTAATCTCTTATGTGTATGTTCAGTAAATGGAGTAACACCtcgaatttttgtataaattggctCAACATAAATATCAGTATACAATTCATCAACAGGAATTTCACTGGCTGTTTTGGCAACAGTTACAGCCTCTTCCACTTCTTTTCGAACTTCTTGGTCGATTTTCTAGGGAAAAAAGTTTCATCATaagaatataataactcaaattcaaaattaataaaaataaattaataaattacaataatctAAAACAAGTGCAGATTTATTgagtaacaaaattaaagattatgatTGCACAAATTGATCAGAGTATTCCTAAAACAGGATGAGATTTGAgtagcaaatgaaaaataaaactggaTTTTCAGAagatttcttttgatattatattgtttgaaattaatgtagaatgtttttaaattgcataaaaaaattacacagattttttgagtcaaaaatgcttcaattgaagaaattttacatGTAATTTAGGAGGCAATGATATAACTATTATGAAATAAGACTGGCTAAGCGCCAGATGGGGGAAAAAaggtaattatattaattttttttagagctGCCTTTCATAAGTTTAACTTCAGAAGAATATggacaaaaaagaaagataaaagaatGCAAGATCATAATACCGAGAGTTATTCCAATCAAATGGAagatatctttttgttttgtttaccaAATCAAATCACAAAAACATGTTTTATGATAAGGATTCTTCAATTTTTCTACAACTGTTTAaagataaataactttattcacaGTTCCAATTTGATTGACTGCTTGAAAActtttaacatgttattttatAGTTGAATTGTGGTCTATGTCAATCAAAAATGCAACaatgattggaaaaaaaaagaacttaagaaaaggaatttttagaagaatgtaaatttttaaaaagaagaacacacacacaaaaggaaacatttaatcaggttataaaagaaatataataatataacaagcaataaaaagtcataaatttattcatatcatcaagtttccagtaataaaattgtttttgatatatCTCaccattagataaaaaaattaactatgaaaattaagggatttttttttaggTGTATTgagtataaaaattcataaatatgcatattaattatttattaccttCAATTCATCAGCTGTGACTAAATTGgcattaatgattttttctctGAAAGAAGTGATTGGATCTCGAGTTTGTCTGACTTCTTGTACTTCTTCACGGGTtcgataactaaaataaataaacaggacATTAGTTATAACttacatacattatatattacGCACTCTTCTTTctcttctattaaaatattaactaaacttatttaaaccttaatttaaggcaaagaaagcatttaatgaaaaataattatgtaaaataaaaaaaatgaaaactgaaaaaaatgataataaatccaTCCATTCATACTATTGTATATTTCaaaccaaatttatataaaaaaacatcaattgaAAGGTTTATTTGTGAAATGAGAAATATTGAAAGTGCTTTTAATGAATGCAGacattcattttagaaatttaagtaATGAttcttaaaatgacaatttttatttttccaaagaaCGTTTTTTCATCTTTACAGCAGTAAAGGAGTTCAAACACAAATATTAATTACACATGTACTCCTAATGTAATTACAATTCTGTCAGTACAATAATTACACATGGACCTTTTCAGTAGCCAAGCTAGAGCATTCTACTTTTTGCAGTccgattttaatcaaaacttttttttttcttcctaatatcttcatttaaattgtaGAGAAAATATTACCTTCAAGcccaaagaaatatattttgaaaacatacaatcttatcaaaaaattatgagtataaatataaagtttcaagctaactataaacaaacaaaaattttccaCTGGGGCATTTGGAGAAAGACATTGAATTAAActtcaatatttccaaataagTCACTAGCAAAATTATTGctgttatttttcataaacagattcaaaataaaattttatggattttctttatcttatttatatgatCCATAACTTCTTGGAATCTACATATATAAAACCGAAAGTACAATAAAACTTTATTACTATCCAACATAAAAACCATTcatcataatgaaaataaataaataaataaaataaaaaaataaaccatctAGCAAATTTTTGGATAAAGATGAATAAGGAATGATGAATTAGAACTTCAGGatgaataagaataattataaaactaaaattatcctATAGATTCTAATAGGTAATTAAATTGGAATGAGGATCTATATTTCTATGTTACATTTTTATGGATGAAATTTATATAGCCTTATTTCAAAGTAGTCATCTATGACACCTAACTGGTTCACACAAGATTAATGGCTGCAaaacttttcaatgaaatattttagatatctCGGTCTTAATAGTTtctacagcaaaatatttttaaatttcacatttcaatagatacataattcaaactattttagaagccttatgctgttctgttcattttataatgcaattcctttattttcaatCAGCTCtcctaaaattcataaaaactggATACACTCTGTTATTTCTAGCCTTTTAACAATGTAAtccaaattctaaattaaaaaaaaaatgtaaaattttattttaaatataaatttaattcttttaaaaattcttattatattcagaactatatatatatatatatatatatatatatatatatatatatatatatatatatatatatatatatatatatatatatatatatatatatattgcttgcTTTCCTGGTATCAGCTAtgccaataataatttttgttaagcACTGaagttgaatttcattatattgcacgcttcattatttttttatattaatactgaTAGCAATTCAGAttgtaaaacaaaaacgaaaaaatatttttaattgtgacTTTAATCACTAATTTTAGTGTTTTTCCATAATTCTTATGTTTTTGCATTATCATTCATGACATGTTTAATAGTCACTGAGAATTCTAATGTACCTTTGTATTTTTGTTGGAAAataggttcaaaatatttttaatacttggttaaatacagaaaaaaaaattgatattatgaaaaagatatctatatatatatattaaattttaatgtgatcatttttgtattgtaatatttttagaaataagccCAGaaagccaaaattttgcttaaattttttaatttaaaatctaattaaaattttaaaaaggtttcaatCTGAGGTGCACTTTTTCACattctaaagtatatatatatatatataaaatttggtaattcaagGTCAAATTATCTCATCTGTATAGCActaacacacatacacaaaatacatctttattataagcagATTTcacaatttgtattaaaaaaccaaacaaattttagaagtaaaaaaaaaaaaaaaaaaatgtttgctaaagaaaaaataaacaaccaATAAAGAACAAACAAACCTTGTTCCAGGATCACTCATACTGTGACCATGATAACGATATGTAGCAACTTCCATAATTAAAGGACCTTTTCCAGCACGACACAGTTCAGAAGCGAATCTTGTTGCTTCTCTGACAGCTAACACATCCATTCCATCAACCTAACATGTAACaagttcttaataaaaaaataagttttttttttcaatgttttaggAATAATTCAGAGATTTTGAAATTCCAGATAAGTGCATGAATATACAAAGAATTCATATATCCATGCACTTATTGTGAACTGTAGAATATATACAAAGAATCTGtatatattctacaaaatttataAGGACATATCATGTTGGTGTGCATTTATTAACTATTCTGccactaaataatatatatatgaaaaaattccaaagaataaGTTACTTTCAATGGTAAAGTATatgtgtaaaatatattcaaaatgaattattttcacttatagtcataaaaataatattaaaaaagaactgTTTTGAGCTTGGATAACTTAATAATGCCTGTAATTTTACTTTGAAGTAATTAGGTAGCAACATAAAGCATTGCTACCACGAATTAAACATTCATAATCCATATATGTGAAAAACATGATATAGATCACATATACCCTAAAAGTATGGTTTAATTCGGTGCATAGCATTTAGAATTCTATTCTAAATAAAGTAATTCacaatctattaaaaaaacatatactattATTGTAAAATGAATTGTATGTAGTTCCTCACAAGGCAATGAAACagtaaaattagtaatttattaaaaaaacaaactaactaataaataaatttcaatttttataatggtgtttatattatcataattattagttCTAAAGTAActctttctattttatatttataatgattaacatgtttagtttaattactGTACAAAAAATATAGAACTGATTAACagtaaacatatttcaaaaaatataatttcaactaaATAGAAATTTAGGAAAACATGCAAGAAAAAATTACCCAAAGGCCAGGAATATAATCACCCCTTGTGTAATAATCTGTTGAAGCTGAAGATCTGTCAACACTTGTACCCATACCAAAGCCATTATTTTCGCAGATGAATATTACTGGTATACTCCATAGTTTAGCAATATTGAAAGCTTCAAACACTTGACCTTGATTGGCAGCTCCATCACCATAAAGAGCAAGACATATATCATCACGTCCTTGATAATGTAATGCAAAAGCTATACCAGCACCTAAAGGAACCTgcaaaaaccaatttaaaataaaataatgccacATATAATTTAAGAGTATGTAAATATCAACTGTACCACATGGTAAGCAATTCAATGCCAAATACCCTTtaaagtgatttaaataaattgcaataacattataaaataatattctttaacattttttatatttgaaacatatttttagacaTAATCTAAACTATATTAGTAAAACATATCTAGAAGGGCAGGACCAATTTGCATTTGGAAAGTTCTTGAAAGATGGCCAATCAATGGccattaattaaatgtatactaaaattaattatacaacaacatctgaaaaagaacaaaagtaCACTACTTAGCAAATTGCTATGACACAATTTGTAGTACATAGCTGAAATCAatataaagaaatctataaatctggGAAGCtattagattatttaatatttttaaaaatgaattttcctaCCTTTAATTGTTTAACACAAAAATTACAAACTATTTAATtcccatttctttaaaaaattcaattctggttaaataatattactatttaCTTACTTGTGCACCAACAATACCATTTCCGccataaaaattatcatgataCATATGCATAGAACCTCCTTTTCCTCT carries:
- the LOC129983597 gene encoding probable pyruvate dehydrogenase E1 component subunit alpha, mitochondrial — its product is MPFSLKSNLSLISKLLKIQKQITGAGSRLYSAEATFQTKPYKLHLLDNGPSSDVSVNKEDALKYYRDMMVIRRMETAANSLYKEKIIRGFCHLYSGQEACAVGMEAAIRKSDAVITSYRAHGWTYLRGVSVKGVLAELTGREPGCARGKGGSMHMYHDNFYGGNGIVGAQVPLGAGIAFALHYQGRDDICLALYGDGAANQGQVFEAFNIAKLWSIPVIFICENNGFGMGTSVDRSSASTDYYTRGDYIPGLWVDGMDVLAVREATRFASELCRAGKGPLIMEVATYRYHGHSMSDPGTSYRTREEVQEVRQTRDPITSFREKIINANLVTADELKKIDQEVRKEVEEAVTVAKTASEIPVDELYTDIYVEPIYTKIRGVTPFTEHTHKRLASPQNL